The proteins below come from a single Chryseobacterium nepalense genomic window:
- a CDS encoding four helix bundle protein, protein MDFNQLFRDRTKDFSISIIKSLSPLPYSDDLSIIRKQIIRSATSVAANYRAVARGRSEKERFSKICIVVEEIDETQFWLEIIEELEYLDPGKISHLRSECDELVK, encoded by the coding sequence ATGGATTTTAATCAATTATTTAGAGATCGAACTAAAGATTTTTCGATTTCCATTATTAAATCGTTGTCACCATTACCTTATTCTGATGATCTTTCGATAATCAGAAAACAAATTATAAGATCAGCAACTTCTGTAGCTGCTAATTACAGAGCAGTTGCGAGAGGAAGATCCGAAAAGGAAAGATTTTCTAAAATATGCATCGTTGTAGAAGAAATTGACGAGACTCAATTCTGGTTAGAAATAATAGAAGAGCTGGAATATTTGGATCCCGGAAAAATCTCGCATTTAAGATCAGAATGTGATGAATTGGTAAAGTAA
- a CDS encoding DUF2892 domain-containing protein gives MNKYIKIAVAAVLILLGLYMMFFTRNLGWGIVIFLLAGVPILLFFKNEYILLAFWQLRKQNMEKAADWLKNITNYQAQLHKSQYGYFHYLTGLTQAQDHPTKVEPLMKKALEYGLNMKHDRAMATLNLAAAAISKGRKQEGQKLLEEAKRLDSAGMMTDQIKMMKEQLKMPTMQKHMHNPNMRNRGKFF, from the coding sequence ATGAATAAATATATAAAAATTGCTGTTGCTGCAGTTCTGATACTTTTAGGACTTTACATGATGTTTTTTACCAGAAATCTGGGGTGGGGAATTGTAATTTTCCTCTTAGCAGGAGTGCCGATTCTGCTTTTCTTTAAAAATGAATATATCCTGCTGGCTTTCTGGCAGCTGAGAAAACAAAATATGGAAAAAGCGGCCGACTGGCTGAAAAATATCACAAATTACCAGGCACAGCTTCACAAGTCTCAATATGGTTATTTTCATTACCTGACAGGATTAACACAGGCACAGGATCATCCGACGAAAGTAGAACCTCTTATGAAAAAAGCATTGGAATATGGTCTTAATATGAAACATGATCGTGCAATGGCTACATTAAACCTGGCCGCAGCAGCTATTTCCAAGGGAAGAAAACAGGAAGGGCAAAAATTGCTGGAAGAGGCGAAAAGACTGGACAGCGCCGGAATGATGACTGATCAGATCAAAATGATGAAAGAACAGTTGAAAATGCCGACTATGCAGAAACACATGCATAATCCTAATATGAGAAACAGAGGGAAATTCTTTTAA
- a CDS encoding LemA family protein produces the protein MKNRGCLSAGTIGIALLVIVGFLFFWGKNGYNNFVTKEQNVNTKWSNIETVYQKRANLIPNLERTVKSYSKFEQETLTKVVEARSKATSINVDPTNMTEQDMARFQAAQGELSGALSRLMAVVESYPNLKADQQYINFQREYTAIENSIRTETVYYNQAAQDYNTTIKKFPNNILANFTNFKEKPYFKAEAGAEKAPEVFTE, from the coding sequence ATGAAAAACAGAGGCTGTCTGAGCGCCGGAACTATCGGCATTGCTCTTTTGGTTATTGTTGGATTTTTATTCTTCTGGGGCAAAAACGGCTACAATAATTTTGTAACGAAAGAACAGAACGTAAATACCAAATGGTCTAATATAGAAACGGTTTATCAGAAAAGAGCCAACCTGATTCCTAATCTTGAAAGAACCGTAAAATCTTACTCTAAATTTGAGCAGGAAACATTAACAAAAGTTGTTGAAGCACGTTCAAAAGCAACGTCTATCAATGTTGATCCTACCAATATGACCGAGCAGGATATGGCAAGATTCCAGGCTGCGCAGGGCGAATTATCCGGAGCATTAAGCAGGTTGATGGCTGTTGTAGAATCGTATCCGAATTTAAAAGCAGACCAGCAATACATTAATTTCCAGAGAGAATATACTGCCATTGAAAACAGCATCCGTACAGAAACGGTATACTACAACCAGGCCGCTCAGGATTACAACACAACTATTAAAAAGTTCCCGAATAATATTCTGGCAAACTTTACCAACTTTAAAGAAAAACCTTATTTCAAAGCTGAAGCGGGCGCAGAAAAAGCACCTGAAGTATTCACTGAATAA
- a CDS encoding TPM domain-containing protein: protein MKLPSLKIVFSFLLLCFYTFVSAQYSIPDKPAVLYPVFDEANLLSEQEKNDLNKKLIAFSDSTSTEIEVVIIKSTNGEDVNFLATMFGEKWGIGQKDVDNGVVFLIATEDHTMSIQQGRAVEQYLTASVAGQILDYIVTPHFKQGEWFEGIDRGTSAIMEAVQGKFKPLKKNQKNESGGLIKIIIIAFVIFIIFAILFGNRGGGNDDDDDVILSRRGRRNYSGGFFPFPGSFGGGGFGGGSSGGGGGFGGFGGGGSFGGGGASGGW from the coding sequence ATGAAATTACCTTCTCTTAAAATAGTATTTTCATTTTTACTTCTATGCTTTTACACATTTGTATCAGCACAATATTCTATTCCGGACAAGCCGGCAGTTTTATATCCTGTTTTTGATGAAGCCAATCTTCTTTCCGAACAGGAAAAAAATGACCTTAATAAAAAGCTTATTGCTTTTTCAGATTCCACTTCCACGGAAATTGAGGTGGTCATCATCAAATCAACAAATGGAGAAGATGTCAATTTTTTGGCGACCATGTTCGGCGAGAAATGGGGAATCGGCCAGAAGGACGTTGATAATGGGGTTGTTTTTTTAATTGCGACCGAAGATCATACCATGTCTATCCAACAGGGACGGGCAGTTGAACAATATTTAACAGCTTCAGTTGCAGGACAGATTCTTGATTATATTGTAACCCCGCATTTTAAGCAGGGTGAATGGTTTGAAGGAATTGACCGCGGAACTTCTGCAATTATGGAAGCCGTGCAGGGGAAATTCAAGCCTTTAAAAAAGAATCAGAAGAACGAAAGCGGAGGCCTGATCAAAATTATCATTATTGCTTTTGTCATCTTTATCATCTTTGCCATCCTTTTCGGAAACAGAGGAGGCGGAAATGACGATGACGACGATGTTATCCTTTCGAGAAGAGGCCGAAGAAATTATTCCGGCGGGTTTTTCCCTTTCCCCGGCAGCTTCGGTGGCGGAGGCTTTGGTGGCGGAAGTTCCGGAGGCGGTGGAGGCTTCGGCGGATTTGGCGGCGGCGGCAGCTTCGGCGGCGGCGGCGCTTCCGGAGGATGGTAA
- a CDS encoding dihydrofolate reductase translates to MTTIVVAMGEKNEIGFENQLLWHLPKDLKHFKEITTGHPVIMGRKTYESIGKPLPNRTNIVVSGKSDWFEEGILIVGSIKEAIKFAKKIDEEIFIIGGGKIYEQTIDMVDKLEVTLVKADLEADTFFPKIDSKVWKKVEEICYEKDDKNQYDFCFQTYEKI, encoded by the coding sequence ATGACAACAATAGTCGTGGCAATGGGGGAAAAGAACGAAATTGGTTTTGAAAATCAGTTACTTTGGCATCTCCCGAAAGATTTAAAACACTTTAAAGAGATTACTACCGGGCATCCGGTGATTATGGGAAGAAAAACATATGAAAGTATCGGAAAACCTCTTCCCAACCGTACCAATATTGTTGTATCCGGAAAAAGCGACTGGTTTGAAGAAGGGATTCTCATCGTAGGAAGTATTAAGGAAGCCATAAAATTTGCGAAGAAAATTGATGAAGAAATTTTTATCATCGGCGGCGGTAAAATTTATGAGCAGACGATAGATATGGTTGATAAACTGGAAGTAACTTTAGTAAAAGCTGATCTTGAAGCAGATACCTTCTTTCCAAAGATCGATTCTAAAGTCTGGAAAAAAGTAGAAGAAATCTGCTACGAGAAAGATGATAAGAATCAATATGATTTCTGTTTTCAGACCTACGAAAAAATTTAA
- a CDS encoding D-alanine--D-alanine ligase has product MNKKSVAVVMGGYSDEYVVSLKSGQLIYDSLDRNLYDVYKVIVLRDEWYFLDENNQKFQINKGDFSVAIDNNTTLKFDVCFNIIHGTPGENGILQAYWDAIGQKYTGCDFYQSALTFNKKDTLAVLSKYGIPSAKSVYLRKGEGINVDEIVENLGLPVFVKPNQSGSSLGISKVKEKSELIAATEIAFKEDDEILIESFLNGMEVSVGVIDYKGETIVLGITEIVPKNEFFDYEAKYEGASEEITPARIDEETRIRVEEIAKKAYNSLGMSGFSRSEYILMDGIPYMLEMNTNPGFSPASILPQQAKIYGISITDLCGNEVEKALNKRN; this is encoded by the coding sequence ATGAACAAAAAGAGTGTTGCTGTAGTGATGGGAGGCTATTCTGATGAATACGTTGTATCACTGAAGAGCGGACAACTGATCTATGATTCTCTGGACAGAAACCTTTATGATGTATATAAAGTAATTGTTCTTCGGGATGAATGGTATTTTTTAGATGAAAATAATCAGAAATTTCAGATTAACAAAGGCGATTTTTCTGTAGCTATCGATAACAACACAACGCTGAAATTTGATGTGTGCTTCAACATCATTCACGGAACACCGGGAGAAAACGGCATTCTTCAGGCATATTGGGATGCCATCGGCCAGAAGTATACCGGCTGTGATTTTTACCAGAGTGCTCTTACTTTCAATAAAAAAGATACGCTAGCCGTACTTTCCAAATATGGTATTCCTTCTGCAAAAAGTGTCTACCTAAGAAAAGGAGAAGGTATCAATGTTGATGAAATTGTAGAAAATCTTGGTCTTCCTGTTTTTGTTAAACCCAATCAGTCGGGATCTTCACTGGGAATTTCAAAAGTGAAAGAAAAGTCCGAACTCATTGCTGCTACTGAAATTGCCTTTAAAGAAGATGATGAAATTTTAATTGAAAGTTTTCTTAACGGTATGGAGGTTTCCGTGGGCGTTATTGATTATAAAGGAGAAACTATTGTTCTGGGCATCACGGAAATTGTTCCTAAAAATGAATTCTTCGATTATGAAGCCAAATATGAAGGTGCTTCTGAAGAAATTACCCCTGCGAGAATCGATGAAGAAACGAGAATCCGCGTAGAAGAAATCGCAAAAAAAGCGTACAATTCATTAGGGATGAGTGGGTTTTCAAGAAGTGAATACATTCTGATGGACGGAATTCCCTACATGCTGGAAATGAATACCAACCCCGGGTTTTCGCCTGCAAGCATACTTCCTCAACAGGCCAAGATTTACGGAATTTCCATCACAGACCTTTGCGGAAACGAGGTTGAAAAAGCTTTGAATAAAAGAAATTAG
- the coaD gene encoding pantetheine-phosphate adenylyltransferase codes for MKIAVFPGSFDPITLGHYDIIERAAPLFDKLIIAIGQNSQKKYMFPLEKRMEFIQNSVAEFPNVEVDYFEGLTVDYCFEKNAQYIIRGLRNPADFEFEKAIAHTNRTLAHKKLETVFLLTSSGKSFISSSIVREIINHGGEYGLLVPDSVRVQL; via the coding sequence ATGAAAATTGCTGTTTTCCCGGGTTCATTTGATCCCATTACTCTAGGACATTACGACATTATAGAACGTGCAGCGCCGCTTTTTGATAAATTAATAATCGCCATTGGGCAGAATTCCCAGAAGAAATATATGTTTCCCCTGGAAAAAAGAATGGAGTTCATTCAAAACTCTGTTGCCGAATTCCCGAATGTGGAGGTTGATTATTTTGAAGGCCTTACAGTTGACTACTGTTTTGAAAAAAACGCTCAATACATCATCAGAGGACTGAGAAATCCTGCAGATTTTGAATTTGAGAAAGCGATTGCGCATACTAACAGAACGTTAGCCCATAAAAAACTGGAAACGGTATTTTTACTGACCTCATCCGGAAAATCCTTCATCAGCAGCAGCATTGTGAGGGAAATTATCAATCACGGCGGAGAATACGGACTTTTGGTACCGGACTCGGTGAGAGTACAATTATAA
- a CDS encoding TPM domain-containing protein, giving the protein MARNFLTNQQIASLVEAIKSAEEHSTGEIRVHIDSNTDSDNAKTAFKVFEELCMAKTAERNAVLFHVNFEQKYLTIIGDTGIHEKVHQSYWDHLHDFITSEFAKGNYYKALKSAILETGLELKKHFPVTGENPNELSNEITFS; this is encoded by the coding sequence ATGGCCAGGAATTTCCTTACAAATCAGCAGATAGCTTCCCTTGTGGAAGCTATTAAGTCAGCAGAAGAGCATTCTACCGGCGAAATCCGTGTGCATATTGATTCCAATACGGACAGTGACAACGCTAAAACGGCATTCAAGGTCTTTGAAGAATTGTGCATGGCAAAAACTGCCGAAAGAAATGCCGTGCTTTTTCATGTTAATTTTGAACAAAAATACCTCACCATCATCGGAGATACCGGTATTCATGAAAAAGTGCATCAATCTTACTGGGATCACCTTCATGATTTCATAACTTCTGAATTTGCCAAAGGAAATTATTATAAAGCGCTGAAAAGTGCTATCCTCGAAACAGGTCTTGAACTTAAAAAACATTTTCCTGTAACAGGAGAAAACCCCAACGAGCTGTCTAATGAAATTACCTTCTCTTAA
- a CDS encoding NAD(P)H-dependent oxidoreductase: MKKTLVVFAHPYLEHSNSNAELINFYVRHQHFTLRDLYEEYPDFHIAAFRERKRIKNYERFIFQFPLIWFGMPPLLKLWIDEVFDRDWLKEENYNPLQGKEVYILVTTGGKERSFHREGTYKFTVEELISGLIVSLNVFKADIKNIKIVYEANKLSKKEIITHKKEFSELLNQ; the protein is encoded by the coding sequence ATGAAGAAGACGTTGGTAGTTTTTGCGCATCCTTATTTAGAGCACTCCAACTCGAATGCAGAGCTCATCAATTTCTATGTTCGCCACCAGCATTTTACCTTAAGAGACCTTTACGAAGAATACCCGGATTTTCATATTGCCGCATTCAGGGAAAGAAAAAGAATAAAGAACTATGAACGTTTTATCTTCCAGTTTCCACTGATCTGGTTCGGAATGCCACCTCTGCTGAAACTGTGGATCGATGAGGTATTTGACCGCGACTGGCTCAAGGAGGAAAATTATAACCCTCTTCAGGGAAAGGAAGTCTACATTCTGGTAACTACCGGTGGAAAGGAAAGATCTTTTCACAGAGAAGGAACCTACAAATTCACTGTTGAAGAACTCATCAGCGGACTCATTGTTTCACTGAATGTCTTCAAGGCAGATATCAAAAATATTAAAATCGTCTACGAAGCCAATAAGCTTTCAAAAAAAGAAATCATTACCCATAAAAAAGAGTTTTCAGAACTTCTTAATCAATAA
- a CDS encoding head GIN domain-containing protein: MKSTRLIIFSAFVVLASCDGNKEKKQNDSEGDWVKKVVNTDHGPVREKQVTGDFDEIEVSQAIEAEIIKSDMEKVVISAPENIIDDVLVDISGGELHIHYKKGIRVMNNHNVTAKIYAKDFTKIEANSAAGIVVKDKFVQEKTSIEVSSAGSVSGNLEANDFEISAGSSSSFSGKIWAVDLDIDASSGASMDLSGKAKNADVSSSSGSSISAKNLVADNLKAEASSGASIDISAASSINAEASSGGSIDVSKKGNVTSVTKQENSGGSVSIH; this comes from the coding sequence ATGAAATCAACAAGACTTATTATTTTTTCAGCTTTTGTAGTATTGGCATCTTGTGATGGCAATAAAGAAAAGAAGCAGAATGACAGCGAAGGAGACTGGGTGAAAAAAGTAGTGAATACCGATCACGGACCTGTAAGAGAAAAACAGGTAACGGGTGATTTTGACGAGATTGAAGTTTCACAGGCAATAGAAGCTGAAATTATAAAATCCGATATGGAAAAGGTAGTTATTTCCGCCCCCGAAAATATCATTGACGATGTGTTGGTTGATATCAGCGGTGGTGAGCTTCATATCCATTATAAAAAGGGAATCAGGGTAATGAATAACCATAATGTGACCGCAAAAATTTATGCTAAAGATTTTACGAAAATAGAAGCCAATTCTGCAGCAGGTATAGTGGTCAAGGATAAATTCGTTCAGGAAAAAACAAGTATTGAAGTATCTAGCGCAGGATCGGTGAGTGGAAATCTTGAAGCCAATGATTTTGAGATTTCTGCCGGAAGCAGCAGCAGTTTTTCAGGTAAAATATGGGCGGTGGATCTTGATATTGATGCCTCTTCAGGAGCAAGCATGGATCTTTCGGGAAAAGCTAAAAATGCAGATGTGTCCTCATCATCAGGAAGCAGCATTTCTGCCAAGAATCTTGTTGCAGATAACCTGAAAGCGGAGGCCTCAAGCGGAGCGAGTATTGATATCAGCGCTGCATCATCCATTAATGCGGAAGCTTCTTCGGGGGGGAGTATAGATGTTTCTAAAAAAGGAAATGTAACTTCTGTAACGAAACAGGAAAACAGCGGTGGAAGCGTAAGTATTCATTAA
- a CDS encoding PASTA domain-containing protein, which produces MLKSLFNWKVLLNLVVAIGVFVGLVWLTFRWLEHHTNHGQEIPVPNIVNKSVQEAIKILDDSGLDYEVDSFKYDPKYRPFQVLQVYPAPGSRVKDGRAIQLKVNPRTWARVEVPDVINKYSGLAFQRLEQVGLKVGDTIFEPSIQKDAVLRILYKGTAVKPKTKLPRFSVVDVVIGSGPLRNISIPNVVGLTVKEARAVIARSMFEVGLVEHEDGSKDESDIIYYQDPAAGDVRDQGMQMDLWASKRTPAELRAKIEELNSIYRMKVDTALPPIQYQEMPVQEPAYEAPPPVAAPKRESPKPSTDIQKTDAQKSSVKPSSSGPESAKPKTTGTGTSGNTASANKPAATTQKTAEKAKAKKVVVE; this is translated from the coding sequence ATGCTTAAATCACTTTTCAATTGGAAAGTTTTACTGAACTTAGTTGTTGCCATCGGTGTTTTCGTGGGATTGGTTTGGCTTACATTCCGTTGGCTGGAGCATCACACCAATCACGGCCAGGAAATTCCCGTTCCCAATATTGTCAATAAATCGGTACAGGAAGCAATCAAGATATTGGACGATTCTGGATTGGATTATGAGGTGGATAGTTTTAAATATGATCCCAAATACAGACCGTTCCAGGTATTGCAGGTATATCCTGCTCCCGGCTCGCGTGTAAAAGACGGAAGAGCAATCCAACTGAAAGTGAACCCGAGAACCTGGGCCAGAGTGGAAGTTCCTGATGTGATCAATAAATATTCAGGACTTGCATTTCAAAGACTGGAACAGGTAGGGCTAAAAGTAGGAGATACTATTTTTGAGCCGAGCATTCAGAAAGATGCAGTTTTAAGAATATTGTACAAAGGAACGGCTGTAAAACCTAAAACCAAACTTCCGAGATTTTCTGTGGTAGATGTCGTAATAGGTTCCGGGCCGCTGAGAAATATTTCCATTCCGAATGTTGTAGGGCTTACGGTAAAAGAAGCCAGAGCTGTGATTGCAAGAAGCATGTTTGAAGTGGGACTTGTAGAGCATGAAGACGGCAGTAAAGACGAATCTGATATTATCTATTATCAGGATCCTGCTGCAGGAGATGTAAGAGATCAGGGAATGCAGATGGATCTCTGGGCCAGTAAAAGAACTCCGGCTGAGCTGAGAGCAAAAATAGAAGAGCTGAATTCCATTTACAGAATGAAGGTAGACACGGCGCTGCCTCCGATTCAGTATCAGGAAATGCCTGTTCAGGAGCCGGCTTATGAAGCTCCTCCGCCTGTTGCAGCGCCTAAAAGAGAAAGCCCGAAACCGTCGACGGATATACAGAAGACAGATGCGCAGAAATCTTCGGTAAAACCATCTTCTTCAGGACCTGAAAGTGCTAAGCCGAAAACTACGGGTACCGGTACTTCCGGAAATACAGCTTCCGCTAATAAACCTGCTGCAACAACACAAAAAACTGCAGAAAAGGCGAAAGCTAAGAAAGTAGTAGTAGAATAA
- a CDS encoding monovalent cation:proton antiporter-2 (CPA2) family protein: protein METSLAMNTLLFLGVAIIMVPLARKFGLSSVIGYIAGGIIIGPYVLKLTGKDVNDIMHASEFGVIMLLFLVGLELEPRKFWEMRKKIIGLGLTQMLLTISLLFLVFIMVGWPLDKSIAIAMCFALSSTAIVLQTLQEKNNLKTLAGEASFSTLLFQDIAVIPILAILPLIAHYKARHQDNEIQVLIQTLPEWMQFATVILGVVILILLGRYVFVPFLRYVSKSGMTELLTASSLFLVIGVSELMVAIGLSPALGAFLAGVMLANSEFRHELEAHIDPFKGLLLAVFFVSVGSTMNFNIIQDDPVFIFSTVFAVLIIKFIVLFFIGRFFKIDTPQSLFYAFALSQVGEFAFVLINYASNLYLLSPELNAQMMAVTAITMCITPFLLIINDKLITPHFVRETPDADNDFNILENNPRQKKIIIVGFGHFGSTVGRLLKANKISATVLDRDSDRVKLLRSYGFKVYYGDATKIPTLRAAGIEDAEILVLCLDDPDDNKFVAEIVSENYPHVKIFVRAKNRIDAYDFLNNGINNIYRETLGTAVDMAVDVLHETGMRKYAARRLGQRFMAIDKESIRKLAKAEEDDEIHLFTTKEILQREEELLAYDNLNFENNQWEDSSNDEDDNENN, encoded by the coding sequence ATGGAAACAAGCTTAGCCATGAATACCCTTTTATTCCTGGGCGTTGCCATTATTATGGTTCCGCTGGCAAGGAAATTCGGATTAAGCTCTGTAATCGGGTATATTGCAGGGGGAATCATCATCGGCCCTTATGTACTGAAACTTACCGGAAAGGATGTTAATGATATTATGCATGCCAGTGAATTCGGGGTAATCATGCTGCTTTTTTTAGTAGGATTAGAGCTTGAGCCGAGAAAATTCTGGGAAATGCGGAAAAAAATTATCGGACTGGGACTCACACAAATGCTTCTTACCATTTCCCTGCTTTTCCTTGTTTTTATAATGGTTGGATGGCCGTTGGACAAATCGATTGCTATCGCCATGTGTTTTGCTCTTTCTTCCACAGCGATTGTTTTACAGACTTTACAGGAAAAAAATAATTTAAAAACACTTGCGGGTGAGGCTTCATTTTCCACCCTTTTATTCCAGGATATTGCGGTAATTCCTATTCTGGCAATATTGCCGCTGATCGCACATTACAAGGCAAGACATCAGGATAACGAAATTCAGGTACTTATTCAGACCCTTCCGGAATGGATGCAGTTTGCAACCGTAATTTTAGGAGTGGTTATATTAATCTTACTCGGAAGATATGTTTTTGTTCCTTTTTTAAGATATGTTTCAAAATCCGGAATGACGGAACTTTTAACGGCTTCTTCCCTTTTTCTGGTCATAGGGGTTTCGGAATTAATGGTTGCCATTGGTCTGTCGCCCGCCCTGGGAGCTTTTCTTGCGGGTGTAATGCTGGCCAACAGTGAGTTCCGCCATGAGCTGGAAGCACATATCGATCCGTTTAAAGGATTGCTGCTTGCCGTTTTTTTTGTGAGTGTAGGCTCAACAATGAACTTTAATATCATTCAGGATGATCCTGTTTTTATTTTCAGTACGGTTTTTGCGGTGTTGATCATTAAATTTATCGTTCTTTTTTTTATCGGCAGATTTTTTAAAATCGATACTCCTCAAAGTCTCTTTTACGCATTTGCGCTTTCTCAGGTAGGAGAATTTGCATTTGTACTGATCAACTACGCCTCCAATCTCTATCTGCTGTCTCCTGAGCTTAATGCACAAATGATGGCTGTTACAGCGATTACCATGTGTATCACGCCATTCCTTTTAATTATCAATGATAAACTGATTACGCCACATTTTGTCAGAGAGACTCCTGATGCTGATAATGATTTTAATATTCTGGAAAACAACCCCCGTCAAAAGAAAATTATCATTGTAGGTTTCGGTCATTTTGGAAGTACAGTGGGAAGGCTTTTGAAAGCTAATAAAATTTCCGCAACGGTTTTAGACAGAGATTCTGATCGTGTTAAATTATTAAGAAGCTACGGTTTTAAAGTATATTACGGCGATGCTACTAAAATTCCCACTTTACGTGCTGCAGGAATTGAAGATGCAGAAATACTTGTTCTCTGTCTGGACGACCCGGATGACAATAAATTCGTTGCCGAAATAGTCAGCGAAAATTATCCTCACGTAAAAATATTTGTAAGGGCTAAAAACAGAATTGATGCGTACGATTTTTTAAATAACGGCATCAATAATATTTATCGTGAAACGTTGGGTACAGCCGTTGATATGGCGGTGGACGTACTCCACGAAACCGGAATGCGGAAATATGCCGCAAGACGTCTTGGGCAAAGATTTATGGCCATTGACAAAGAGTCGATCAGGAAACTCGCCAAGGCTGAAGAAGATGATGAAATCCATCTTTTTACGACAAAAGAAATCCTCCAGAGAGAGGAGGAATTATTGGCTTATGACAATCTTAATTTTGAAAATAATCAATGGGAAGATTCATCAAATGATGAAGACGATAATGAAAATAATTAA
- a CDS encoding trimeric intracellular cation channel family protein, translating into MHEQFNFAIEVLGTISFSMSGSFAAMQKRLDPFGVLIIAFVTSVGGGTVRDLLLDIPVFWMHDLLTCALIILTSIFTMIFKSFEKNFRVTLFIFDSFGLGLFTIIGVQKGLHADIHPLICIGLGTITGCFGGIIRDILLNRIPLIFRKEIYATACIVGGSAFLLLTKFTTLSYTIVQIFTILLIVSIRTLAVKYHWQIPKFYGYEHNSEM; encoded by the coding sequence ATGCACGAACAGTTCAATTTTGCCATAGAAGTCCTTGGAACGATATCTTTTTCGATGTCGGGAAGTTTTGCGGCCATGCAGAAAAGGCTTGATCCGTTCGGGGTACTGATCATTGCATTTGTAACTTCAGTGGGTGGCGGAACAGTGAGAGACTTGCTTCTGGACATCCCGGTGTTCTGGATGCATGATCTTCTGACTTGTGCTTTGATTATCCTGACCAGCATTTTCACCATGATTTTTAAATCTTTTGAAAAAAACTTCAGGGTTACTTTATTTATTTTCGACAGTTTCGGATTGGGATTGTTTACCATCATCGGTGTTCAGAAAGGTCTTCATGCAGATATTCATCCTTTAATCTGCATAGGATTAGGAACCATCACCGGCTGTTTCGGGGGAATCATCCGTGATATTTTACTCAATCGGATTCCTTTGATTTTCAGAAAAGAAATCTATGCAACCGCCTGTATCGTAGGAGGATCTGCATTTTTATTACTAACCAAGTTCACCACCTTATCATATACCATCGTTCAGATTTTTACAATTTTACTGATTGTTTCCATCAGAACTTTAGCCGTGAAATACCACTGGCAGATCCCGAAATTTTATGGGTATGAGCATAATTCTGAGATGTAA